The proteins below are encoded in one region of Scomber japonicus isolate fScoJap1 chromosome 24, fScoJap1.pri, whole genome shotgun sequence:
- the LOC128354425 gene encoding helix-loop-helix protein 2-like has translation MMLSPDQAEADLSWTQSDPESMLNGLKSAGCTSDEPGDVEDRPKCKSDQPLSREEKRRRRRATAKYRSAHATRERIRVEAFNVAFAELRKLLPTLPPDKKLSKIEILRLAICYISYLNHVLDV, from the coding sequence ATGATGCTAAGCCCGGACCAGGCGGAGGCGGACCTCTCCTGGACTCAATCCGACCCGGAGAGCATGTTAAACGGCCTCAAATCGGCCGGCTGCACCTCGGACGAACCGGGGGACGTGGAGGACAGACCCAAGTGCAAATCCGATCAACccctgagcagagaggagaagaggaggaggcggagggctACGGCCAAGTACCGATCGGCCCACGCCACCAGAGAACGGATCCGGGTGGAGGCGTTCAACGTGGCCTTCGCGGAGCTGAGGAAATTACTCCCCACCTTACCTCCCGACAAGAAACTCTCCAAGATCGAGATCCTCAGACTGGCTATATGCTACATCTCCTATCTCAATCACGTGTTGGATGTCTAA